A genomic window from Pyxicephalus adspersus chromosome 2, UCB_Pads_2.0, whole genome shotgun sequence includes:
- the WIF1 gene encoding wnt inhibitory factor 1 produces the protein MALTTLCCFLLQLFTLISCVITNTEAAQRQEDSLYMWIDAHQARVLIGFEEDILIVSEGKMAPFTHDFRKAQQRMPAIPVNIQAMNFTWQATGQAEYYYEFLSLRSLDKGIMADPTVNMPLLGTVPHRASVVQVGFPCLGNQDGVAAFEVNIIVMNSEGNVILQTPQNAIFFKTCQQAKCPGGCRNGGYCNERHVCECPDGFYGPHCEKALCMPRCLNGGLCVTPGLCICPPGYYGISCDKANCSTNCLNGGTCFYPDKCICSSGYEGNQCEISKCQQPCRNGGKCNGKNKCKCSKGYQGDLCSKPVCEPSCGSHGTCIEPNKCHCKEGWSGRYCNKRYGANLMNVLRPAGTKNRQHTPSPKRTDDRHVSPESNYIW, from the exons ATGGCCCTGACAACGTTGTGCTGCTTTCTTCTCCAGCTTTTCACCCTTATTAGTTGTGTGATTACAAATACAGAGGCTGCACAGAGGCAGGAGGACAGCCTGTACATGTGGATTGATGCACACCAAGCAAGAGTGCTCATAG GCTTTGAAGAAGATATCTTGATTGTTTCTGAAGGGAAAATGGCACCTTTCACCCATGATTTTAGAAAAGCACAGCAAAGAATGCCTGCTATTCCTGTCAATATCCAGGCAATGAATTTTACTTGGCAAGCAACAGGACAG GCTGAATATTATTATGAGTTTCTATCTCTTCGCTCTCTGGATAAAGGAATCATGGCAGATCCAACTGTAAATATGCCATTACTGGGTACTGTCCCACACAGGGCTTCAG TTGTTCAGGTTGGTTTTCCGTGCCTTGGCAATCAAGATGGAGTGGCAGCATTTGAGGTTAATATCATTGTTATGAATTCAGAAGGAAATGTTATTCTTCAGACTCCACAAAATGCAATCTTTTTCAAGACTTGCCAGCAAG cTAAATGTCCAGGAGGATGTAGAAATGGAGGCTACTGTAATGAAAGGCATGTCTGTGAATGTCCAGATGGGTTTTATGGGCCACACTGTGAGAAAg CTCTCTGCATGCCACGGTGCCTAAATGGTGGGCTTTGTGTAACTCCAGGACTATGCATTTGTCCACCGGGGTATTATGGAATCAGCTGTGataaag CAAACTGTTCAACCAACTGTTTGAATGGAGGAACATGCTTTTATCCAGATAAATGCATCTGCTCATCAGGTTATGAGGGAAATCAGTGTGAAATAA GTAAATGTCAACAGCCATGCAGAAATGGAGGCAAGTGTAACGGAAAGAATAAATGCAAATGTTCTAAAGGTTACCAAGGAGATCTGTGTTCAAAGC CTGTGTGTGAACCCTCCTGTGGGTCACATGGAACTTGCATTGAACCAAACAAATGCCATTGTAAGGAAGGATGGAGTGGCAGATACTGTAATAAAC GGTATGGAGCCAATCTCATGAATGTCCTGAGGCCAGCAGGCACCAAGAACAGACAGCACACACCTTCTCCCAAACGGACTGATGACAGGCATGTTTCACCCGAGTCCAATTATATCTGGTGA